One Pseudomonas sp. B21_DOA genomic window, ACGGATCCGCACCAGGCCGGATTGGCCGAGGGACGTTACGTGTGCATCGCAATCGCCGACAACGGTGTGGGCATTGCTGCCGACGATCTTGATAAGGTCATGGAACCGTTCTACACCACCAAAGAGGAGGGCAGCGGCGCCGGCCTCGGGCTGTCGATGGTCTATGGCTTCGTCAAGCAGTCCGGCGGCGTGGTCAAAATCGAATCGACGCCGGAACTCGGCACCACGGTGCGCCTGTTCTTTGCGGCCGACGACAGTCTGCCGACGGCGTTGGAATCGTCGCCCGATGCCGAAAAGCTCAAAGGCACCGAGCGCATTCTGATCGTCGAGGACCGTCCGGAGGTTGCTGAGCTGGCCCGTCTGGTCCTGTCCGAACACGGTTACCGCACCGACATCGCTGCAGATGCGCGCGAGGCGTTGGCAGTACTGCAGGGCGGCGATTATGACTTGGCGTTTACCGATCTGGTCATGCCCGGCGAGATGAACGGGCTGGCCTTGGCACGGGAAATCAGCCAGCGCTATCCGGCCATGAAAATTTTGCTCACAACCGGCTATTGCGCGGACGAGTCGACGCCCAATGAGCTGGCGGACAATGAATTCGAATTGATCGCCAAGCCTTACGCGCCCTTGGATCTGTTGCGCAAGCTGCGCTCGATGCTTGGCTGAAAAAACGAACTGACAGCGCGCGTTCGGCGTCCATCCTAAAGACCGCATTGAGCAACCAGTGAGGGGATCGATCCCCGGGGAGATTTTGGCCATGAGCGATTATCCGATGGACGAAACCGATTCCGATCACCGCAACCGCCAGTTCGGCCAGGCGCTGGGGCTGGATGCTGACGAAGTGGAGCTTTGGGTCAGCGCGATTGAGGAAGACGGCAGCGGCATGGGCTACGTCGTGCACTTTTCCAGCGAGACGCCGGTGGATGTGCTGGCCAAGGTGCAAGGGCTGGGCGAAGACCTGATGATCAATATCGGGCCGATTGACTGAGCGTCAGGGAGGGCGATCCATGCAGGAGCAACCTTTGGTGGTGATAAGTGGCGCCAGTGCCGGCGTCGGGCGTGCGGTGGCTCACCGGTTTGCCGCTGGCGGCTACCGTATCGGCCTATTGGCGCGTGATCCGGCGGGACTGGCCGCCACGCAAGAGGAGCTGCAAGCGTATGGCGTTCAGGTTGAAGCCGTCAGCGTCGACATCGCCGATGCGCTCGCCGTGCAGCAGGCCGCCCAGCAACTGGAAACCGCGCTTGGGCCGCTGGCGGTCTGGGTCAACGCGGCGATGGTCACGGTGCTTTCGCCGATAGAACAATTGTCTGCCGCCGAGATCGAGCGCGTCACTCAGGTGACCTATCTCGGCACGGTCCACGGCACTTTGGCAGCGCTGTCGCTGATGCGCCCGCGCAACAAGGGCCTGATCATCCAGGTCGGCTCGGCGTTGGCCTATCGCGCCATTCCGTTGCAGGCCGCCTATTGCGGGGCGAAGTTTGCTGTACGCGGTTTTACTGATTCATTGCGCTGTGAGTTGCTGCATGAGCGCAGCCATATTCGCGTGTGCATGGTGCAATTGCCGGCGATCAATACCCCGCAGTTCGATTGGGCCCGCAACAAATTGCCCAAGCGCCCGCAACCGGTGCCACCGATTCACGACCCCGACGTGGCAGCACGGGCGATTTTCAGTGTGGTAAAGCATCCGCCGCGAGAGTTGTGGCTCGGAGGATCGACGATCAAAGCGATTATCGGCCAATCGGTCATGCCGGGTTTGCTCGACCGTCTGATGGCGCGCGCCGCCTGGTCCGGCCAGCAAACCAGCGAGCCTGAGGACAACGAGCACCCGGACAACCTGTTCGAGGCGCAGCCTGGATTGCATCAGACCCGTGGCCGCTTCGTCGGCCGATCAAAGGACGCGGCGCTGGCCTTGACCTCGACACAAGTGCTGGCAGTGTCTGCGCTGATCGCCGGCCTCGTGGCCGTGGTGCTTCTACAACTCTGACGGTTGCCAGCGAAACCAGCGATAGCCGAAGCCGGCCAAGGCCAGATTGCCTCGGTCCGGCGCGGCATATTTCCGGTCTGCGAGGATCGGTTCATAGTCTTGCAAAACGATATCGAGCGTGTCGTCGAGACTCACCGGTTTATCGCTGAGATTGCACAACATCAGTGTGCACGACTGCGCCCGGTGCACGATGGCGAATATTGCAGGATGACCGCTGTCGAGTATTTGCCATTGGCCTTCGCCGACTTCAGCAAGGTTCGCGCGCGCTCGCAGGATGCGTCGGCAACGACTCAGCAACGAGCGGTCATCCGCTTGCTGTGCGGCGACGTTCAGCTGCGCAAAAGCAAACGGCCCATGGTTGACCACCGGTGCGGCCAGCCTGGCTGAAGCGGCGGTTGAAAACCCGGCGTTGCGCTCGGCTGACCACTGCATCGGTGTACGCACCGAGAGTCTTTCCGGACGCGCTGCCCGGTACGCCGATTGTGCGTTACGGCGAAGAAATCGGCATGGGCGAATGGCGGTAAAACTGCCCGGCCTGTTCGTCCCACTGCCAGATGCTGTCCTCCACCGACGGAAAAATCGGCTGGTTGCCATCGTCCACTGGCTGATCCGACCAGATGTAGTAATCACGATAGCGACTATGACGATCACGCCGTGCTTGAACAAACCACGGGTGCTGATTGCTGGTGTGTTGCAATACCAGTTCCAGCACTACGCGTATGCCGCGCTTGCCCGCCTCCCTGAGCAACAGGCGCCAATCGTCTTCGGTGCCGAAGCGCGGCTCGAGCTGTCGATGGTCGCTGATGTCATACCCGGCATCGCGAAATGGCGAAGCGAAAATCGGTAACAGCCACAGTGTGCCGACACCCAGTGCCTGCAGGTAGTCGAGTCGGTCGATGACTCCGCGCAAGTCGCCGCAGCCGTCGCCGTTGCTGTCGAGGAACAGCGATGGATCAATCTGATAGATCAGGGTTTTGCGATACCAGTCGGCGCTCATGATCAGCCCTCGGCCGGGCGCAGGATCAACGCTTGTTCCGCTGCCAGCGTTCCGTTGAAAGGCTGGTTTGCGGCAACGGTGTCACTGGCGACGTCGACCCGCCAATGACCGGTCATTGGAAAGCTGTGTTCGCGCTGGTCGAAATTGATGCAGACAATCCGTTCGTCTCCCGCGCAGTGACGCCGATACGCCAGCACTTGCGGGTGTGACGGCAATTCCTGCCAGTCGCCAAGACGCAACGCTTCACTCTTGCGGCGGCAATCGAGCAATTGGCGATACAACGTGAGCGTTGATTCGGCTGAGGCTTCTTGCACCTGCACCGCCAGTTCAGCAGCGTCGGGCGGGAAGGGCAGCCACGGCGCAGACCCGCTCCAGCCGTGTGGTGGATCGGCAGCCCAGGGAATCGGCCCGCGACTGCCATCGCGGCCACCGGGGTCCACGCGGGTCTGCGCATCGACCACGGTATCTTCCAGAGCCAGCTCATCACCTTGAAAAATGAACGGCGTGCCGCGCAGAGTCAGCAGCATCACAGCGGCCGCCCGCGCCCTGTGCAGAGAACCATCGTAACGACTGCGGATGCGTCGGTTGTCGTGGTTGGACAAAGCCCAGGTCGGCCACGCTGACTGAGCGCCGAGGAGGCTTTCCACGTCGCGAATGCACAGGCGAAATACCACCGGATCCCAGGGCGCATCCAGTGGCGGAAAATTGAAGGACATATGCAGTTCATCGCAGGCGCCGTAGTAGGCGGCTACCTGCGCGGTGGAACGGATGTTCACCTCGCCGATCAGTACGCGGTCGCCAGGGTAGCCATCGACCAGACGGCGCAACCCACGCAGCACTTCATGGCTGTAGGGCTGGTCATTGATCTGAACCATGGTTTCGCCGGCCAGGCAGCGCGGATCATCGGCGAATGTCGGATCCTTGCCGACGCAATGCACCACATCGATCCGGAAGCCATCGACGCCGCGATCGAGCCAGAACCGCAGCACCTCGTGCATGGCCTGCACGACTTCGGGGTTATGCCAGTTCAGGTCCGGCTGTTGCGGCAAGAAGAAGTGCAAATAGTATTGCTGGCTGCCCTCGTCCCAGCTCCAGGCACTGCCGCCATCGATGGAGGCGCGCCAGTTATTCGGTTGATCCCGCCAGATGTACCAGTCGCGCTTGCGACTGTCGCGGCTGGCTCGGGATTCGATGAACCAAGGGTGCTGATCGGAAGTGTGATTGGGCACGAAATCCATGAGCACCTTGATGCCACGGTTGTGCGCTTGTGAGATCAGATTGTCGAGATCGGCGAGATGGCCGAACAGCGGATCGATGTCGGTGTAATCGCAAATGTCATAGCCGGCATCGACCATCGGCGAGCGGTACACCGGCGACAGCCACAGCGCGTCGATGCCCAGTGCCTTGAGGTAATCGAGCCGAGCGATGAGGCCGGGCAGATCACCAATGCCGTCACCATTGGTGTCGGCGAAGGAGCGCGGGTAGACCTGATAGATGACTGCGTGTTTCCACCAGGGCGATGTCGACATGGTTTCTCCTTGAACCGTGCTTGCGGAATCGATCTAGGGCTTGGGCGGCGTCAGTGCGCCGGCGGAGGGCTTGAGCTTTTCCTGCAGATCCCGAGCGGTTTTGGCCTGTTTTTCGATGCCCGGCAAGGCGGACTGGGCGAAAGCCTTGAGCTGCGGATTTTGCGATGACATCGCTTCTTTCTTGAACAGCATCAGCTTTTGCTCGAGGGTTTCGGCCTGGCTGTCGATGTAGATGCGGTCGAAGGCGTCGTCCCTTGATTCAAGGCGTAGCTGCTTGGCTTTGGATGCCATCGAAGGTTCGGTGGGAACTGCCATACTCTGGCTTTGCCCCAGTTGTCGGATTTGCTTATCGAAACGCTCATGCTCGGCGATCATTTGCCGGGCAAACGCTTTGATCTCGGGCAGGGTGGCCTTTTCCAGTGCTATGCGCGAACTGTTGTGCTGGAACAGGCTTTGCTGTGCCGCCTCTTCGATGAAGGCATCAATAGTGTCCGCATGGCTGGGCTGGACGATTACAGCCAGCAGTGCAAGGCAGATCGCGGCGAGTGATTTCATGGCGCGTAAACTCCGCAGCATCAATGGAGGGTGGCGGCCCGGGCCCGACTCATGGTTGCTGATAGTGGCCGGGGATATTGTCGCCTTCGTCGGGCTTGGTGCGTTTCTGCACCTGGACGTCGCTCAGTGAAGCAGCCTTCAATTCGGGGAAAGCGGTCTTGACCAGGGTTTCAGCGAGACCGGGGTCGAGAGTGTCGCCATCGTGGATCAGCGTGCGGCTTTGCGGCTGGTTGTCGACGATGAAACTGATGAGGTAGCGGTGCTCATGGGACATGGCTGGAATCCTTGAGTGCATGGCAGCAAACATTGCAGTACATGCACCTTTGATGAACACCGCTGACGAGCATTCAAATAAACGCTTTGAACGGCGACAGACGGTGCCGCTTCGCCGATGAAAAGGGTCTCGCTCAAATCTCCTTGATTGGCGTCTCGCCCTGTACGGCTTTGATCAGGTTGATCACGTGCAGGCAATCGGCCTTGTTCACATACGACTCGCCGCTGGCCACCGTCTCGTGGTTGCGCGCGCGCAGACGCCAGCGCCATTGGCCTTTGCCAGTGCTCGGGGTGCCGCGGGTTTGTCGGTAGATTTCGAAATACATGGGTTCGCTCCCTGCGATTGATAGGCGCGCCAACCTCTGTGGCGCATCGACGCAAGCCTAGCGCAGCGGTTTTTTGGCTATCGCGGATTTGTTTCCAATCGTTCGCGGATGTTTCTGCAAAAGCTGCCGCATAAACGTTTATGGACGGCATCCCCAAGGCCTTTCTACACTGCCGCTATTCCGGGAGCAGGGGCAATGGATGAATCGCAATGAACTACGCAAGGCCGACATCAACCTGATGGTGGTGTTCGAGACCCTGATGCTCGAACGCAACGTGACCCGCGCGGCGGAGAAGCTGTTCCTCGGCCAGCCGACCATCAGCTCGGCGCTCAACCGTTTGCGCACGATGCTTAACGACCCGCTGTTCATCCGCGTCGGCCATCGCATGGAACCGACGGCCCGCGCCGAAGATATCTACCGCCATCTGAAACCGGCACTGGATTCACTGTCGGCGGCTTTGAGCCTGACCCGCGATTTCGACCCCGCCACCAGCACCATGACCTTTCGCATCGGCCTTTCCGATGACGTCGAATTCGGCCTGCTGCCGCCGCTGTTGCGCGCGCTGCGCCAAGAGGCACCGAACGTTGTGTTCGTCGTACAGCATGTCGATTACTGGCGCATTCCCGACCTTCTTGCGGCTGGCGACATCACCGTCGGCATCAGCCAGACCCGTGGCCTGCCCGCCAACGCCAAACGCAAACTGCTGCGCCATATTCAGCCGAGCATCCTGCGCGCCGATGCCTCTGATACACCGCTGACCCTCGACGAATATTGCGCTCGCCCGCATGTGCTGGTGTCGCACACGGCCAATGTCAGTGGCTATGCCGATGAGTGGCTGGCGGAGTTGGGGCGCACGCGGCAGGTGGTGTTGTCGGTGCCCCAGTACAGCGCACTACCGGCACTGCTGGCAGGCACCGACCTGATCGCCAGTCTGCCGGATTACACCGCCGCGGCGATGGCGGCGTCCGGGTCGCTGTTCAAGGAGCCGTTCCCGTTCAAGACGCCGACGCTGGACCTGTCGATGGTCTGGCTCAGCCACGTCGACAGCGACCCGGCCGAACGCTGGCTGCGTTCGCGGCTGGAAGCGTTCATGAGTGAACGACCAACTGAGCACCACGATCCCTTGTAGGCGCTGCCGAACGCTCGGGCCCGATCGGACGATCTTTTGATCTTGATTGTGAAAAACACAAAATCAAAAGCTCGCAGCCTCGTTTCACTCGACAGCTCCTGCAGGTAATGCATTGAGCCGACTGTGGTATACGTACGCCCCCGCATCCGCCGACTGGAGATCCGCAATGCCACACCTGCACGTGGAATACACCGCCAACCTGACGCAGTTGAATGCTGACATCGCCCTGATCCGGCTCAACAACACGCTGGTCGGTTCCGGACAGTTTGGTGCCGAGTTCGATATCAAGAGCCGCGCGATCAAGGTGGAGAACTTCAAGGTCGGCACGGCCCTCGGCGAGCGCGCCTTCGTCCATGTGAAACTGGCATTGCTCAGCGGGCGCTCGGCGGAGATCAAAAAGCAGCTCTCGCAAAGCCTGCTGGCGGTGTTGCAGGAACTGTGCGAATGGCCGGCCGGGCTCCAAGTTCAACTGTGCGTCGAACTGCTCGACATCGATCGCGAGTCCTACAGCAAGGCCGCGATCGGCATCTGAGGCTCAGACGCTTTCCAGCTCGCTGCACACCTGAATCACCTGCTCGCGCAGCCAGAGGTTGGCGCTGTCCTGATCGGCGTTCTGGCTCCACTGCATGTCGAGAGTGAAACCCGGCAAGCCATTCGGCGCCTCGC contains:
- a CDS encoding SDR family oxidoreductase encodes the protein MQEQPLVVISGASAGVGRAVAHRFAAGGYRIGLLARDPAGLAATQEELQAYGVQVEAVSVDIADALAVQQAAQQLETALGPLAVWVNAAMVTVLSPIEQLSAAEIERVTQVTYLGTVHGTLAALSLMRPRNKGLIIQVGSALAYRAIPLQAAYCGAKFAVRGFTDSLRCELLHERSHIRVCMVQLPAINTPQFDWARNKLPKRPQPVPPIHDPDVAARAIFSVVKHPPRELWLGGSTIKAIIGQSVMPGLLDRLMARAAWSGQQTSEPEDNEHPDNLFEAQPGLHQTRGRFVGRSKDAALALTSTQVLAVSALIAGLVAVVLLQL
- a CDS encoding DUF3459 domain-containing protein, whose translation is MSTSPWWKHAVIYQVYPRSFADTNGDGIGDLPGLIARLDYLKALGIDALWLSPVYRSPMVDAGYDICDYTDIDPLFGHLADLDNLISQAHNRGIKVLMDFVPNHTSDQHPWFIESRASRDSRKRDWYIWRDQPNNWRASIDGGSAWSWDEGSQQYYLHFFLPQQPDLNWHNPEVVQAMHEVLRFWLDRGVDGFRIDVVHCVGKDPTFADDPRCLAGETMVQINDQPYSHEVLRGLRRLVDGYPGDRVLIGEVNIRSTAQVAAYYGACDELHMSFNFPPLDAPWDPVVFRLCIRDVESLLGAQSAWPTWALSNHDNRRIRSRYDGSLHRARAAAVMLLTLRGTPFIFQGDELALEDTVVDAQTRVDPGGRDGSRGPIPWAADPPHGWSGSAPWLPFPPDAAELAVQVQEASAESTLTLYRQLLDCRRKSEALRLGDWQELPSHPQVLAYRRHCAGDERIVCINFDQREHSFPMTGHWRVDVASDTVAANQPFNGTLAAEQALILRPAEG
- a CDS encoding DUF4142 domain-containing protein — its product is MKSLAAICLALLAVIVQPSHADTIDAFIEEAAQQSLFQHNSSRIALEKATLPEIKAFARQMIAEHERFDKQIRQLGQSQSMAVPTEPSMASKAKQLRLESRDDAFDRIYIDSQAETLEQKLMLFKKEAMSSQNPQLKAFAQSALPGIEKQAKTARDLQEKLKPSAGALTPPKP
- a CDS encoding DUF1508 domain-containing protein, translating into MYFEIYRQTRGTPSTGKGQWRWRLRARNHETVASGESYVNKADCLHVINLIKAVQGETPIKEI
- a CDS encoding LysR family transcriptional regulator, with product MNRNELRKADINLMVVFETLMLERNVTRAAEKLFLGQPTISSALNRLRTMLNDPLFIRVGHRMEPTARAEDIYRHLKPALDSLSAALSLTRDFDPATSTMTFRIGLSDDVEFGLLPPLLRALRQEAPNVVFVVQHVDYWRIPDLLAAGDITVGISQTRGLPANAKRKLLRHIQPSILRADASDTPLTLDEYCARPHVLVSHTANVSGYADEWLAELGRTRQVVLSVPQYSALPALLAGTDLIASLPDYTAAAMAASGSLFKEPFPFKTPTLDLSMVWLSHVDSDPAERWLRSRLEAFMSERPTEHHDPL
- a CDS encoding 5-carboxymethyl-2-hydroxymuconate Delta-isomerase, with amino-acid sequence MPHLHVEYTANLTQLNADIALIRLNNTLVGSGQFGAEFDIKSRAIKVENFKVGTALGERAFVHVKLALLSGRSAEIKKQLSQSLLAVLQELCEWPAGLQVQLCVELLDIDRESYSKAAIGI